Proteins encoded by one window of Pempheris klunzingeri isolate RE-2024b chromosome 14, fPemKlu1.hap1, whole genome shotgun sequence:
- the chrne gene encoding acetylcholine receptor subunit epsilon — MMAAQSFWIFFGVVAILGTLMIQVQCNEESYLIRDLFNGYNKNIRPVVHPEDKVQVQIKLTLTNLISLNEKEETLTTNVWIEMQWSDYRLAWNTSNYHGINIIRVPCKTVWLPDIVLENNIDGKFDVAYYANVLINSNGGITWLPPAIYRSTCAIEITYFPFDYQNCTLAFRSQTYSANEVDLILAVGELGDTIEWVDIDPEAFTENGEWAIVHRPARKMINMRYSAEDLEYQEIMFNLVIQRKPLFYIINIILPCSLISSLVVLAYFLPAQAGGQKLTVSISVLLAQTVFLFLIAQKVPETSLSVPLIGKYLIFVMCVTTLIATNQIVVLNFSLRSPSTHTMSHTIKHVFLEMVPRFLGMSPLVDDSEVTTEVNGVRERRRSSFGLMQRAEEYVLKQPRSEMLFDKQRERHGLTRSIVDNIDVSSTANLYKSLAQAAPEIKQCVDACNFIAESTRQQNNIGSEIESWVLIGKMIDKVCFWAAILLFIIGTVGIFLTGHFNQAPEFPFPGQTKKYVPS, encoded by the exons TGCAGTGTAATGAAGAGTCGTATCTAATCCGGGACTTGTTCAACGGCTACAACAAGAACATTCGCCCAGTGGTTCATCCTGAAGACAAGGTGCAGGTTCAGATCAAGCTGACCCTCACTAACCTTATCTCTCTG AATGAAAAGGAGGAGACCCTGACGACAAATGTGTGGATTGAGATG CAATGGTCGGATTATCGCCTTGCCTGGAATACATCGAACTACCATGGCATTAATATTATTCGTGTCCCATGCAAAACTGTTTGGCTTCCTGACATTGTCCTTGAGAACAA CATTGATGGCAAGTTTGATGTGGCTTACTACGCCAATGTGTTGATCAACAGCAATGGTGGGATAACCTGGCTGCCTCCTGCTATCTATCGCAGTACTTGTGCTATTGAGATCACCTACTTTCCATTTGATTATCAAAACTGCACATTAGCATTCAG ATCCCAGACATACAGTGCCAATGAAGTGGATCTCATCTTGGCTGTTGGAGAACTGGGCGATACTATTGAGTGGGTGGATATCGACCCTGAGGCTTTCACAG AGAACGGCGAGTGGGCCATCGTCCATCGTCCAGCCAGGAAGATGATCAACATGCGGTACTCTGCAGAAGACCTAGAGTATCAGGAGATCATGTTTAACCTGGTCATCCAAAGGAAGCCCCTTTTctacatcatcaacatcatcctGCCCTGCTCCCTCATCTCCTCACTGGTGGTTCTGGCCTACTTCCTACCGGCACAAG CTGGGGGGCAAAAGTTGACTGTGTCCATCTCTGTCTTGCTGGCTCAGactgtcttcctctttcttatTGCTCAGAAGGTCCCTGAgacatctctctctgtgcctctcaTCGGCaa GTACCTGATCTTTGTTATGTGTGTCACTACTCTCATTGCTACTAATCAAATTGTGGTGCTGAACTTCTCCCTGCGTAGCCCCAGCACTCATACCATGTCCCATACCATCAAACAT GTGTTCCTGGAAATGGTACCTCGCTTCTTAGGCATGTCCCCACTGGTGGATGACAGTGAGGTGACGACAGAGGTAAACGGAGTGAGGGAGCGGCGGCGCAGCTCCTTTGGCCTcatgcagagagcagaggaataTGTACTGAAGCAACCTCGCAGTGAAATGCTGTttgacaaacagagagagaggcacggTCTCACGCGATCGATTG TGGATAACATAGATGTCAGCAGCACAGCCAACCTGTATAAGAGTTTGGCCCAAGCTGCACCTGAGATCAAGCAATGTGTGGACGCCTGCAACTTCATTGCCGAGAGCACAagacaacaaaataacattGGATCT GAAATTGAAAGCTGGGTCCTGATTGGGAAGATGATTGACAAGGTGTGCTTCTGGGCTGCcattctcctcttcatcatcggCACAGTGGGGATCTTCTTAACAGGACACTTCAACCAGGCGCCTGAATTTCCATTTCCTGGGCAGACCAAAAAATACGTCccgagttaa